The Candidatus Binatus sp. genome has a segment encoding these proteins:
- the ligA gene encoding NAD-dependent DNA ligase LigA, translating into MNRKDSAKLAAEAEKLRDAINHHNYRYYVLDDPEVSDAEYDQLMRKLEALEREHIELATPDSPTQRVGAAPSDRFGVVVHRKMMMSLGSAMNADEMREFDKRIKRLLKYEADIEYVAEVKLDGLGIELVYEDGRLTVGSTRGDGINGEDVTPNIRTIKSVPLKLVNPAHGKIPRLLEVRGEAILTLKAFEKLNRAREEAGEPVFANPRNAAAGSLRQLNPKITASRPLDVFLYSPGVVEGIAFKSQWDFLQGIKSLGLRVNPLSRICTGVEAVLEYWNEITEKRHSLDYDADGVVAKINSFALQEQLGEVSRSPRWAIAYKFKAQQAETVVERIEVQVGRTGFLTPVAKLRPVQLAGVMISNASLHNFNEISDKKIRVANTVLIERAGDVIPYVVKVTEEEPDSKPFEMPSHCPVCGASIVHEEGEVGYFCVNANCPARMRESIRHFASKTGLDIEGLGDKLVSQLVEAGLVKELDDVFSLTKTQLVDLERMADKSAQNILDAIQGARKTSLDRVINGLGIRHVGEHTARQLALKFRTLDALAHAGEDDLLSVRDIGGEVARSIVEYFAEPRNMKAVRRLEKVLDIEPVAEVAGRGALRDKTFVLTGTLESMTREDAERKIMAAGGRVTSSVSRKTDFVVAGVEPGSKLKKANDLGVRVLDEKGLNALLAE; encoded by the coding sequence GTGAACCGGAAGGATTCCGCCAAACTCGCCGCCGAAGCCGAAAAGCTCCGCGACGCGATCAATCATCACAACTACCGCTACTACGTGCTCGACGATCCCGAAGTTTCCGACGCCGAGTACGACCAGTTGATGCGCAAGCTCGAGGCGCTCGAACGCGAGCATATCGAGTTGGCGACGCCCGATTCTCCGACCCAACGCGTCGGCGCCGCGCCCAGCGACCGGTTCGGCGTGGTGGTGCATCGCAAGATGATGATGTCGCTCGGCAGCGCGATGAATGCCGACGAGATGCGCGAGTTCGACAAGCGCATCAAGCGGCTGCTGAAATACGAAGCCGATATCGAATACGTCGCGGAGGTCAAGCTCGACGGCCTCGGTATCGAGCTGGTTTATGAAGATGGGCGGCTGACGGTCGGCTCGACGCGCGGGGACGGTATCAACGGCGAGGACGTCACGCCGAACATTCGCACGATTAAAAGTGTGCCGCTCAAACTTGTGAATCCCGCTCACGGAAAAATACCACGCCTGCTTGAAGTTCGTGGCGAAGCGATTCTGACGCTCAAGGCGTTCGAGAAGCTGAATCGCGCGCGCGAGGAAGCCGGCGAGCCGGTCTTCGCCAATCCGCGCAACGCCGCCGCGGGCTCGCTGCGGCAGTTGAACCCAAAGATCACCGCGTCGCGCCCGCTCGACGTATTCCTCTATTCGCCTGGCGTCGTCGAGGGTATCGCGTTCAAATCGCAGTGGGATTTTCTGCAGGGCATCAAGTCGCTCGGGCTGCGCGTCAATCCGCTCTCGCGCATATGCACCGGAGTGGAAGCGGTGCTCGAATACTGGAACGAGATCACCGAAAAACGGCACAGCCTGGATTACGATGCCGACGGCGTCGTCGCCAAGATCAATTCGTTTGCGTTGCAGGAGCAACTTGGCGAAGTGTCGCGCTCGCCCAGGTGGGCGATCGCATACAAGTTCAAGGCGCAGCAGGCCGAGACCGTCGTCGAACGGATCGAAGTGCAGGTCGGCAGGACTGGCTTTCTGACGCCGGTCGCGAAACTGCGCCCGGTGCAATTGGCGGGCGTCATGATCTCGAACGCGTCGCTGCACAATTTCAACGAGATCAGCGACAAGAAGATCCGAGTGGCGAACACCGTGCTGATCGAGCGCGCCGGTGACGTGATTCCCTACGTGGTGAAGGTCACCGAAGAGGAACCGGACTCGAAGCCGTTCGAGATGCCGTCGCATTGTCCGGTCTGCGGCGCGTCGATCGTACATGAAGAGGGCGAGGTCGGTTACTTCTGCGTCAACGCGAATTGTCCGGCGCGGATGCGTGAATCGATTCGCCACTTCGCGTCGAAGACCGGGCTCGACATCGAAGGGCTCGGCGACAAGCTGGTGTCGCAACTCGTCGAGGCGGGCCTGGTCAAGGAACTTGACGATGTCTTTTCGCTGACCAAGACGCAGCTCGTCGATCTCGAGCGGATGGCCGACAAGAGCGCGCAGAATATTCTCGACGCGATCCAGGGCGCGCGCAAAACTTCGCTCGACCGCGTGATCAACGGGCTCGGAATCCGCCACGTCGGCGAGCATACCGCGCGTCAGCTTGCGCTCAAGTTCCGCACTCTCGACGCGCTCGCCCACGCCGGCGAGGACGACCTGCTTTCGGTGCGCGATATCGGCGGCGAAGTCGCGCGCAGTATCGTCGAGTACTTCGCCGAACCGCGCAACATGAAGGCGGTCCGGCGGCTCGAGAAAGTGCTCGATATCGAACCGGTCGCGGAAGTCGCCGGACGCGGCGCGCTGCGCGACAAGACGTTTGTGCTGACGGGCACGCTCGAATCGATGACGCGCGAGGACGCCGAGCGGAAAATCATGGCGGCAGGCGGCCGCGTCACGTCGTCGGTGAGCCGCAAGACCGATTTTGTCGTCGCCGGCGTCGAGCCCGGTTCCAAGTTGAAGAAGGCCAACGATCTCGGCGTGCGCGTGCTCGACGAGAAGGGATTGAACGCGCTGCTCGCGGAGTAA
- a CDS encoding N-acyl homoserine lactonase family protein, producing MAVHIHPMLCGSLEVDTKFLLAKEPGRVRIPIPSFLIDHPKGRAIFDTGLHRDLQNGPARIGSLGDVFKIHYRAGEELGARLRAIDVAPDRIDYLINSHLHFDHVGGNADLPNAKLVVQRREWEAADNPEIARRNGYNRADFDLGHQLQLIDGEHDLFGDGSVVLIPTYGHTAGHQSLRVRTDRGEVVLTADSCYMRKVLDEMVLPPFADSYDAMRAVIERFRVMERAGATLIFGHDPAQWNADGSSAVALD from the coding sequence ATGGCAGTGCATATTCATCCGATGCTTTGTGGATCGCTGGAAGTCGATACGAAGTTTCTGCTCGCGAAGGAGCCGGGGCGGGTCAGGATTCCGATCCCCAGTTTCCTGATCGACCATCCAAAGGGCCGCGCGATTTTCGACACCGGGCTTCATCGCGATCTGCAGAACGGGCCAGCGCGAATCGGATCGCTCGGCGATGTATTCAAGATTCATTACCGGGCGGGCGAGGAACTAGGCGCACGCCTGCGTGCGATCGACGTCGCGCCCGATCGAATCGACTACCTGATCAACTCGCACCTGCATTTCGATCACGTCGGCGGCAACGCGGATCTGCCCAACGCGAAGCTCGTCGTGCAGCGGCGCGAATGGGAGGCTGCCGACAATCCCGAAATCGCGCGGCGCAACGGCTACAATCGCGCGGACTTCGATCTGGGGCATCAATTGCAATTGATCGACGGCGAGCACGACCTGTTCGGCGACGGCAGCGTGGTGCTGATCCCGACCTACGGGCACACCGCGGGCCATCAGTCTCTGCGGGTGCGGACCGATCGCGGCGAAGTCGTGCTGACGGCGGATTCCTGTTACATGCGCAAGGTGCTCGACGAGATGGTTCTGCCGCCGTTCGCCGATAGCTACGACGCGATGCGCGCGGTGATCGAGCGCTTCCGCGTGATGGAACGAGCGGGCGCGACGCTGATCTTCGGCCACGATCCGGCGCAGTGGAATGCCGACGGCTCAAGCGCGGTAGCGCTCGACTAG
- a CDS encoding LLM class flavin-dependent oxidoreductase, producing MDIGIFMMPSHPPERSLSDGFEWDLKHLELCDRAGFAEAWIGEHFCSPWEPNPAPDLLIAQALLRTQRMKLAPGAHLLPYHHPAELACRVAYLDHVAKGRFMFGVGSSGLPSDWRLFNVDGQAGENRKMTREALDIILKLWESDRPFEYRGEYWTVNRIDTMHETLKFHIKPYQKPHPPIGIAGLTPKSDTLEIAGERGFMPMSLNISKSYLAEHWASVERGAEKTGRTPDRNDWRIVREVYVAETDAEAKRLALNGMLARAYREYLLPLFGGFGLMPLFKHDQNVADSDVTPEYLVEHNWLVGSPRTVSQKLADMTGDAGGFGTLLVLTFDFSEEHEAWATSQQMLISEVLPQFRHRAAA from the coding sequence ATGGACATTGGAATTTTCATGATGCCGTCGCATCCGCCGGAAAGATCGCTTAGCGACGGCTTCGAATGGGACTTGAAGCATCTCGAACTGTGCGATCGCGCGGGCTTTGCGGAGGCGTGGATCGGCGAGCATTTCTGCTCGCCGTGGGAGCCCAATCCCGCACCCGATCTGCTAATCGCGCAGGCGCTGCTCCGCACGCAGCGCATGAAACTGGCTCCAGGAGCCCATCTGTTGCCGTATCATCATCCGGCGGAACTCGCTTGCCGCGTCGCTTACCTGGATCACGTCGCGAAGGGACGGTTCATGTTCGGCGTCGGTTCGAGCGGACTGCCGAGCGACTGGCGGCTCTTCAACGTCGATGGCCAAGCGGGCGAAAATCGCAAGATGACGCGCGAGGCGCTCGACATCATTCTGAAGCTCTGGGAAAGCGACCGGCCGTTCGAGTATCGCGGCGAATACTGGACCGTGAATCGCATCGACACGATGCACGAGACGCTCAAGTTCCACATCAAGCCGTATCAGAAACCGCATCCGCCGATCGGAATCGCCGGCCTGACGCCCAAATCCGACACGCTGGAAATTGCGGGCGAGCGCGGCTTCATGCCGATGAGCCTCAACATCTCGAAGTCGTACCTCGCGGAGCATTGGGCGTCGGTCGAGCGCGGCGCGGAAAAAACCGGCCGCACGCCGGACCGCAACGACTGGCGAATCGTGCGCGAGGTGTACGTCGCGGAGACCGACGCGGAAGCAAAGCGGCTCGCGCTGAACGGGATGCTCGCGCGCGCGTATCGCGAATATCTGCTGCCGCTGTTCGGCGGCTTCGGTCTGATGCCGCTCTTCAAGCACGATCAGAATGTCGCGGATTCCGACGTCACGCCCGAGTACCTGGTCGAGCACAACTGGCTGGTCGGATCGCCGCGCACCGTCAGCCAGAAGCTCGCCGACATGACCGGCGACGCGGGCGGCTTCGGCACGCTGCTGGTGCTGACCTTCGATTTTTCCGAGGAGCACGAGGCGTGGGCCACCTCCCAGCAGATGCTGATCAGCGAGGTGCTGCCGCAATTTCGGCATCGCGCGGCCGCATGA
- a CDS encoding aldo/keto reductase — MEYRNLGKSGLKVSLAGLGCNNFGMRIDEEQSLAVVHRALDEGITFFDTADIYGGHGRSEEWLGKALGARRREVIIGTKFGMAMGDGPYLRGTSRRYAIACCEDSLRRLGTDYIDLYQVHMPDPSTPENETLEALDSLVRAGKVRYIGHSNYASWQLADAAAIARENRLAPYISAQNQYNLLDRAIERELIPACRHFGVGILPYFPLASGFLTGKYHRGAEIPKDTRFGAMKRLADQTLNDANFATLERLEKFAHAREHGMLDLAVSWLAAHAEVSSVICGATSPEQVTANAAALNWKMTPEELKEIDTLAPLA; from the coding sequence ATGGAATATCGCAATCTCGGTAAGTCAGGTTTGAAGGTCTCGCTGGCGGGCCTTGGATGCAACAATTTCGGCATGCGGATCGACGAGGAGCAAAGCCTCGCGGTGGTGCATCGCGCACTGGACGAGGGAATCACATTTTTCGACACCGCCGATATTTACGGCGGCCACGGCCGCTCTGAGGAGTGGCTCGGCAAGGCGCTCGGCGCGCGGCGACGCGAGGTGATCATCGGAACCAAGTTCGGGATGGCGATGGGCGACGGGCCATACCTGCGCGGCACGTCGCGGCGCTATGCGATCGCGTGCTGCGAGGACAGCCTTCGCCGGCTCGGCACTGACTATATCGATCTCTACCAGGTGCACATGCCGGATCCCTCGACGCCGGAGAATGAAACGCTCGAGGCGCTGGATTCGCTGGTGCGCGCGGGCAAGGTGCGTTACATCGGACACAGCAACTACGCATCGTGGCAACTCGCTGACGCGGCCGCGATCGCGCGGGAGAACCGGCTCGCGCCGTACATCTCGGCGCAGAACCAGTACAACCTGCTCGATCGCGCGATCGAGCGCGAGTTGATTCCGGCCTGCCGCCACTTCGGCGTCGGCATCCTGCCGTACTTTCCGCTGGCGAGCGGATTTCTGACCGGCAAGTATCATCGCGGCGCTGAAATTCCGAAGGATACCCGCTTCGGCGCGATGAAACGGCTCGCCGATCAGACGTTGAACGACGCCAATTTCGCGACGCTCGAGCGGCTCGAAAAATTCGCGCACGCCCGCGAGCACGGGATGCTCGACCTCGCGGTAAGCTGGCTCGCCGCGCACGCCGAAGTCTCGAGCGTGATCTGCGGCGCGACGAGTCCCGAGCAGGTGACTGCGAACGCCGCGGCGCTCAACTGGAAAATGACGCCGGAGGAGCTGAAGGAGATCGATACGCTCGCGCCGCTCGCCTGA
- a CDS encoding carboxymuconolactone decarboxylase family protein has translation MPLIPYANIDQLSADAKERFERLPVKLNIFKMLANAETCFGPFLQFGTALLSKQQLDAALREIVILQVVHIEGGEYEWIQHVPIGLAVGVKQDQIDAIAANRYDAGCFTDRDRATMKLAEEVVNNVRAREETVRTAARFLSPREMVEVILTIGNYMMAARLTETMRVDIDPPAGMKILDALKRQP, from the coding sequence ATGCCGCTGATACCGTACGCGAATATCGACCAGCTTTCCGCCGACGCCAAGGAGCGCTTCGAGCGCCTGCCGGTGAAGCTGAACATTTTCAAGATGCTCGCGAACGCCGAAACCTGCTTCGGTCCGTTCCTGCAGTTCGGCACCGCGCTCTTGAGCAAGCAGCAACTCGATGCGGCGCTCCGTGAGATCGTGATTCTGCAGGTAGTGCATATCGAGGGCGGCGAATACGAATGGATTCAGCATGTTCCGATCGGGCTCGCGGTCGGCGTGAAGCAGGATCAGATCGACGCGATCGCGGCGAATCGCTACGACGCCGGATGCTTCACCGATCGCGATCGCGCGACGATGAAGCTCGCCGAGGAAGTCGTCAATAACGTGCGCGCCCGCGAGGAAACAGTGCGGACCGCGGCGAGATTTCTCTCACCGCGTGAGATGGTCGAAGTGATTCTCACGATCGGTAACTACATGATGGCGGCGCGGCTCACGGAAACGATGCGCGTCGATATCGATCCACCGGCGGGCATGAAAATTCTCGACGCGCTGAAACGGCAACCGTAA
- a CDS encoding amidohydrolase — MASNERERVAEARDARLAQVVEQPLEPALPIIDPHHHLWDHPDSRYLLDEILRDTNSGHRVLATVFVECFSMYRADGPEAMKPVGETEFVNGIAAQSASGRFGETRVAAGIVSFADLALGDAVTPVLEAHIAAAPARFRGIRHAAGWDASPQVQNSHTNPPADLYQSKKFREGFARLKKLNLSFDAWQYHPQIPQLTDLAKAFPDTTIILDHFGGPLAIGPYEGKRAEIFAQWKKHIADLARCPNVVVKLGGINMPVNGFGWHRQPAPPTSDELVAATRDYYLHTIEQFGPARCMFESNFPVDRISCSYGVLWNAFKKIAAPFSAGEKADLFHRTAARVYRLKV; from the coding sequence ATGGCAAGCAACGAACGAGAACGAGTGGCGGAAGCACGGGACGCGCGCCTCGCGCAGGTCGTTGAGCAGCCGCTCGAACCCGCGCTGCCGATTATCGATCCGCATCATCACCTGTGGGACCATCCGGACAGCCGCTACCTGCTGGATGAGATCCTGCGCGACACCAACTCGGGGCATCGCGTGCTCGCGACGGTGTTCGTCGAATGCTTTTCGATGTATCGCGCGGACGGGCCCGAGGCGATGAAACCCGTGGGAGAGACGGAGTTCGTCAACGGCATCGCGGCGCAAAGCGCGAGCGGGCGATTCGGCGAGACGCGCGTGGCGGCGGGAATCGTGAGCTTCGCCGATCTCGCGCTGGGCGACGCGGTGACGCCGGTGCTCGAGGCGCATATTGCGGCGGCGCCGGCGCGCTTTCGCGGTATCCGTCACGCGGCGGGCTGGGACGCGAGTCCGCAGGTGCAGAATTCGCACACCAACCCGCCCGCGGATTTGTATCAATCGAAGAAATTTCGCGAAGGCTTCGCGCGCCTGAAAAAGCTGAATCTCAGTTTCGACGCATGGCAGTATCATCCGCAGATTCCGCAACTCACTGATCTTGCGAAAGCGTTTCCCGACACGACGATCATTCTCGATCATTTCGGCGGGCCGCTCGCGATCGGTCCCTACGAAGGCAAACGCGCGGAAATTTTCGCGCAGTGGAAGAAGCATATCGCGGACCTCGCGCGATGCCCCAACGTCGTCGTCAAGCTCGGCGGGATCAACATGCCGGTCAATGGCTTCGGATGGCATCGACAGCCCGCGCCGCCGACTTCGGATGAATTGGTGGCGGCGACGCGCGACTATTATTTGCACACGATCGAGCAGTTCGGTCCTGCGCGATGCATGTTCGAGAGCAACTTTCCGGTCGATCGGATTTCGTGCTCGTACGGCGTGCTGTGGAACGCGTTCAAGAAAATTGCCGCGCCCTTCAGCGCCGGCGAGAAGGCCGATTTGTTTCATCGGACCGCCGCGCGAGTCTATCGGCTCAAGGTTTGA
- a CDS encoding sodium:proton antiporter translates to MRLIVALALFAAMFPGVALAEADVHQLVGSQLSILWAIPFAGMLLSIALFPLIAPHFWEHNFGKIAMLWAAAFVLPCAIVFGPYAAAAETAHTIAVEYLPFLILLFALFVIAGGIRLVGDLAGTPRTNTAILAFGTMIASLVGTTGASMLLIRPMIQANRNRRRNIHVFIFFIFLVSNIGGSLTPLGDPPLFLGFLKGVDFLWTVKRMFAPMVVASGLLLALFYAIDTYFWRQESHRGQRHTGDQLRIDGLHNVSYLASVVGAVLLSGLWHPGIALPIGFGIELALEDLTRDIVLLVLSYLSWKTTPRTIRIENAFTWIPIQEVAILFAGIFLTMIPTLAILRAGHEGSLSSLVAMVSTSDGRAIEGAYFWLTGGLSSFLDNAPTYLVFFNLAGGDAHALMGPGSLTLIAISAGAVFMGANSYIGNAPNFMVKSICEERGIKMPSFFGYLLWSGGILLPLFGFLTWLFF, encoded by the coding sequence ATGCGGCTGATCGTTGCGCTTGCACTGTTCGCCGCGATGTTTCCCGGCGTCGCCCTGGCCGAAGCCGATGTGCATCAACTGGTCGGCAGCCAACTCAGCATCTTATGGGCGATTCCGTTCGCCGGGATGCTGCTCTCGATCGCGCTGTTCCCGCTGATCGCGCCGCATTTCTGGGAACACAACTTCGGCAAGATTGCGATGCTGTGGGCGGCGGCATTCGTGCTGCCGTGCGCGATCGTGTTTGGGCCGTACGCGGCCGCCGCCGAGACGGCGCATACAATCGCGGTCGAGTACCTGCCTTTTCTAATTTTGTTGTTCGCATTGTTCGTAATCGCCGGTGGAATTCGTCTGGTCGGCGACCTGGCCGGGACGCCGCGCACCAATACCGCGATTCTCGCATTCGGCACCATGATCGCCAGCCTGGTAGGCACCACCGGCGCATCGATGTTGCTGATTCGGCCGATGATCCAGGCCAATCGCAATCGACGGCGCAACATTCACGTTTTCATTTTTTTTATTTTTCTGGTCTCGAACATCGGAGGATCGCTGACTCCGCTCGGCGATCCGCCGCTCTTCCTCGGCTTTCTGAAGGGCGTGGATTTTCTGTGGACCGTCAAGCGGATGTTCGCGCCGATGGTGGTCGCGAGCGGTCTGCTGCTCGCGCTCTTCTATGCGATCGATACTTATTTCTGGCGCCAGGAGTCGCATCGGGGCCAGCGCCATACCGGCGACCAGCTCCGAATCGACGGGCTGCATAACGTCTCTTATCTCGCCAGCGTGGTGGGGGCGGTGCTTTTGAGCGGTCTGTGGCACCCGGGGATCGCTTTGCCGATCGGATTCGGCATCGAGCTCGCGCTCGAGGACCTGACGCGCGATATCGTGCTGCTAGTCCTCAGCTACCTGTCGTGGAAAACGACGCCGCGCACGATCCGCATCGAGAATGCGTTCACGTGGATCCCGATCCAGGAGGTCGCGATTCTCTTCGCCGGCATCTTTCTCACGATGATTCCGACGCTTGCGATCCTGCGCGCGGGCCATGAAGGGAGTCTGTCGTCGCTGGTCGCGATGGTCTCCACGTCCGACGGCCGTGCGATCGAGGGCGCGTATTTCTGGCTGACCGGCGGCCTTTCGAGCTTTCTCGACAACGCCCCAACCTACCTCGTCTTTTTCAATCTGGCTGGTGGCGACGCGCACGCTCTGATGGGTCCCGGCAGCCTGACGCTGATCGCAATTTCGGCGGGCGCGGTTTTCATGGGCGCCAATAGTTACATCGGCAACGCGCCCAATTTCATGGTGAAGTCGATTTGCGAGGAGCGCGGAATCAAGATGCCGAGTTTTTTCGGCTATCTGCTCTGGTCGGGCGGCATCCTGTTGCCGCTGTTCGGCTTCCTCACCTGGCTCTTCTTCTGA
- a CDS encoding ammonium transporter, whose amino-acid sequence MLTRMTKLRRKFSIGVAALWIASLAIPAGLSFAQPAPAASPAAAPTAAPVPITDADLKAIAGPSKDDLAKGDPSGALIGTVNDIVIADSAKGLTLADLANMAGQNRIAINFVWTLVTGFLVMFMQAGFAAVETGLCRAKNANHTMMMNFMVYGFGMFAYWVMGFAIQQGGCAGVTNLGGLNPLNSEFSITGIGGKAWGLFGQKGFFLSGSTYDVGVMVMFLFQMVFMDTAATIVTGAAAERWKFVAFAISSMILAAIVYPLFGNWAWGGGWLSALGANYKLGHGYCDFAGSGVVHAVGGLTALAVSMIIGPRIGKYTRTGKPNPMPGHDITMVLIGCFILAFGWFGFNPGSTLGASGAGNLRISSVAVNTMIAGALGSFGSVLYMWIRFGKPDASMGGNGLLAGLVAITAPSGFVNTVGAAIIGFAAGMLVCLAVEFVERVMRVDDPVGAISVHGACGLWGVISVGLFADGTSNYGGSWNGVNGGVTGLFYGDPSQLVAQLVGCATLVGIIFTLSYVFNVIVDVIVGQRVAANSELEGLDLPEMGALGYPEFQIVTPGLGRSIENVAD is encoded by the coding sequence ATGCTCACAAGAATGACCAAACTTCGACGAAAATTCTCAATCGGAGTGGCGGCCCTATGGATCGCCAGCCTCGCGATACCCGCTGGATTGTCGTTCGCGCAACCTGCGCCCGCAGCCTCACCGGCAGCCGCTCCCACTGCCGCGCCGGTACCGATAACCGACGCCGATTTAAAGGCCATCGCGGGTCCATCCAAGGATGATCTTGCTAAAGGCGATCCCAGTGGCGCGCTGATCGGCACAGTCAACGATATCGTGATCGCCGACTCCGCCAAGGGCTTGACGCTGGCTGACCTGGCCAACATGGCCGGGCAAAACCGAATCGCGATCAATTTCGTATGGACCTTGGTGACCGGCTTCCTCGTCATGTTCATGCAGGCTGGGTTCGCCGCAGTCGAGACGGGTCTCTGCCGCGCGAAAAACGCCAACCACACCATGATGATGAACTTCATGGTGTATGGCTTCGGCATGTTCGCATACTGGGTGATGGGCTTCGCGATCCAGCAGGGCGGATGCGCCGGAGTTACCAACCTGGGCGGCCTGAATCCGCTCAACAGCGAGTTTTCGATTACCGGCATCGGCGGCAAGGCCTGGGGTCTGTTCGGCCAAAAGGGATTTTTTCTCTCGGGCTCGACCTACGACGTCGGCGTGATGGTGATGTTCCTGTTCCAGATGGTGTTCATGGACACCGCCGCGACAATCGTTACCGGCGCCGCCGCGGAGCGCTGGAAGTTCGTTGCGTTCGCAATCTCGAGCATGATCCTGGCCGCCATCGTCTATCCGTTGTTCGGCAACTGGGCATGGGGCGGCGGCTGGCTATCCGCGTTGGGTGCGAACTACAAACTCGGCCATGGTTACTGCGACTTCGCCGGGTCTGGAGTCGTTCACGCTGTCGGCGGTTTGACCGCGCTCGCGGTATCGATGATCATCGGTCCTCGGATCGGCAAGTACACTCGCACCGGCAAGCCCAATCCGATGCCGGGCCACGACATCACGATGGTGCTCATCGGATGCTTCATCCTGGCCTTCGGCTGGTTCGGATTTAATCCCGGCAGCACGCTGGGAGCGTCGGGCGCGGGCAACCTGCGCATCAGCTCCGTCGCGGTGAATACGATGATCGCCGGAGCGCTCGGTTCCTTCGGCTCGGTGCTCTACATGTGGATTCGATTCGGCAAGCCCGACGCCTCGATGGGCGGCAACGGTCTGCTGGCAGGTTTGGTCGCGATCACTGCACCGAGCGGATTTGTGAATACCGTTGGCGCGGCAATTATCGGCTTCGCCGCCGGAATGCTGGTCTGCCTGGCCGTCGAGTTCGTCGAACGCGTGATGCGAGTTGACGATCCGGTCGGCGCGATCTCGGTCCACGGCGCTTGTGGCTTGTGGGGCGTAATCTCTGTCGGGCTGTTTGCTGACGGCACCAGTAACTACGGCGGTAGCTGGAACGGCGTGAACGGCGGCGTTACCGGGCTCTTCTACGGCGATCCAAGTCAGCTCGTTGCGCAATTGGTCGGCTGCGCTACCTTGGTCGGCATCATCTTCACGCTCTCCTACGTCTTCAACGTGATCGTTGATGTCATCGTGGGCCAGCGGGTGGCCGCAAACAGCGAACTTGAAGGTCTCGACCTCCCAGAAATGGGCGCACTCGGCTACCCGGAATTTCAGATCGTAACCCCAGGTCTCGGCCGCTCAATCGAGAACGTGGCGGACTAG